Proteins encoded in a region of the Quercus lobata isolate SW786 chromosome 8, ValleyOak3.0 Primary Assembly, whole genome shotgun sequence genome:
- the LOC115958065 gene encoding uncharacterized protein LOC115958065: MNRKNLMEDKQLDFNRPLLSVRRVSSTAVSSQVDNKKKTDKSVPSTPPLLFYRSELKSGPVSNPGTVPFVWEQAPGRPKDESKAKTRALQQPHTPKLPPGRFPNVKQKTFDKFSESTAVTESKTENVIPRSQNVLSLDETVTKHESTEEKVELEEFSSSEDGDEKYLDALDTISRTESFCMNCSVSGLSGLDVLDVKPSGSFSTDPQARDFMMGRFLPAAKAMASETPPHVSWKQPVQREQLRQVEKVVSGDKRSPCNHYGQNFVPQYAHNNDGEESENEADDYDGSEISSAKVCGLLPRFCLRNSFCLLDPVPGMRMQSSGKVSSVRRVRAKSSYSVSRSEPEKERAGAAVHEQRSLNGHQKAEPHVDRNEQKSESNQITYKSDCEKPDQSPLHRRLQGNGKSPCQNKNSQSLHEERGFLGMPEKVKNSKVNGSNPNRKGPYQFRELLAIESNDWESGSESPVVEKTLYIDSVHTVDSRKSNASSSDRKSLTDYREDNLGILAKSSEMEKTPAVDSPLEDFEHLSVVDEAKVQTKSSSVEACFLSFLDRSKDDMQVQLINFSKQDQDLIRDSLSLTSSKAADTKKINQESKQSLKSGSREGGITLTSLKVADNDNIGLESQGPKKRGTRQSSQGLQIQDSVTLASSKVSDNEKINLESQLAIKGYGNYPQLHIGPPLPKSPSESWLKRTLPTISSRNLSSRSSLAMRIHSSNQGSKTTSLDSKWETIVKTSNVHLGHLRFSEELTPIPET; the protein is encoded by the exons ATGAATCGAAAGAATCTGATGGAAGACAAGCAATTAGACTTTAATCGGCCTCTTTTATCAGTGAGGCGAGTTTCATCAACAGCAGTCTCTTCACAAGTtgacaacaaaaagaaaactgaTAAGTCAGTACCCAGTACACCTCCACTTCTATTTTACAGATCAGAGCTGAAATCAGGTCCAGTGAGCAACCCCGGAACTGTTCCTTTCGTGTGGGAGCAAGCCCCAGGAAGACCTAAGGatgaaagcaaagcaaaaactCGGGCTCTTCAACAGCCTCACACCCCAAAACTTCCACCTGGGAGGTTTCCAAATGTTAAACAAAAAACTTTCGATAAATTTTCTGAAAGTACGGCAGTTACTGAGTCCAAAACAGAAAATGTCATTCCCAGGTCTCAAAATGTTTTGTCTTTGGATGAAACTGTGACTAAACACGAGAGCACAGAAGAGAAGGTGGAGCTAGAGGAGTTTTCTAGTTCAGAGGATGGTGATGAGAAATATTTAGACGCACTTGATACAATTTCCAGGACTGAATCATTTTGTATGAACTGCAGCGTAAGTGGTTTGAGCGGCTTGGATGTTCTGGATGTTAAACCATCTGGATCCTTCTCAACGGATCCACAAGCTCGGGATTTCATGATGGGTCGTTTCTTGCCTGCAGCAAAGGCAATGGCTTCTGAAACACCTCCACATGTTAGTTGGAAGCAACCTGTTCAACGGGAGCAACTAAGACAAGTGGAGAAGGTAGTAAGTGGGGATAAGCGTAGTCCGTGTAATCATTATGGACAGAATTTCGTTCCCCAATATGCTCATAATAATGATGGGGAAGAAAGTGAAAATGAAGCAGATGATTATGATGGATCTGAAATTTCATCAGCTAAAGTTTGTGGGTTACTTCCTAGATTTTGTTTAAGAAATTCTTTTTGCCTTTTGGATCCTGTACCTGGGATGAGGATGCAGTCAAGCGGCAAGGTCTCTTCAGTCCGCAGAGTGAGGGCTAAATCTTCATATTCAGTTTCTCGCAGTGAACCTGAAAAAGAG CGTGCTGGGGCTGCTGTACATGAGCAAAGATCATTAAATGGACACCAAAAAGCTGAGCCGCATGTAGATAGGAATGAACAAAAGAGTGAATCTAACCAAATCACTTACAAAAGTGATTGTGAGAAACCAGATCAATCACCTTTGCACAGGCGTTTGCAGGGCAATGGCAAATCACCCTGCCAGAATAAAAATTCCCAATCTCTCCATGAAGAGAGAGGTTTTCTTGGTATGCCCGAAAAAGTTAAGAATTCCAAGGTGAATGGCTCCAATCCAAATAGGAAAGGCCCCTACCAATTCCGAGAATTATTGGCCATTGAGAGCAATGATTGGGAATCAGGCTCAGAGAGTCCTGTGGTTGAGAAAACTCTCTACATTGATTCAGTACATACAGTAGACTCTCGAAAATCAAATGCAAGTTCTTCAGATAGGAAAAGCTTAACTGATTACAGAGAGGATAATCTCGGGATTCTTGCAAAAAGCAGTGAAATGGAAAAAACTCCTGCAGTAGATTCTCCACTTGAAGATTTCGAGCACTTGAGTGTTGTGGATGAGGCAAAAGTGCAAACTAAAAGTTCATCCGTCGAAGCctgtttcctctcttttttaGACAGATCCAAAGATGACATGCAAGTgcaattgataaatttttccAAACAGGACCAGGACCTTATTCGTGATTCACTATCATTGACAAGCTCAAAAGCAGCTGATACGAAGAAAATTAATCAAGAGAGCAAACAGTCCTTGAAATCAGGTAGTAGAGAAGGAGGTATTACATTGACAAGCTTAAAAGTGGCTGATAATGATAACATTGGTTTAGAAAGCCAAGGGCCTAAGAAAAGGGGTACTCGACAAAGTTCTCAAGGCCTCCAAATTCAGGATTCTGTCACATTGGCAAGCTCAAAGGTGAGTGACAATGAGAAGATTAATTTAGAAAGCCAGCTGGCTATAAAAGGTTATGGCAACTATCCTCAGCTTCATATTGGCCCACCCTTACCAAAATCTCCGTCTGAGTCTTGGCTAAAGCGTACTCTGCCGACCATTTCCTCCAGGAATTTATCTTCAAGGTCTTCTCTTGCTATGCGCATCCATTCTAGCAACCAAGGTTCGAAGACAACCTCTCTTGATTCGAAGTGGGAAACAATTGTTAAAACTTCCAATGTCCATCTTGGGCATTTGCGATTTTCTGAG GAACTAACACCTATACCGGAAACTTAG